The genomic DNA TGCTCAGACAGAGCGATGATGCATGCCCGAGTCTGATACGGCAGTTCGGATTGATGAGTCGTCAACTCACTCGCCGGGGATCAGCACGCCGCTGTTCCGCATGAGCGTCTTGAACGCTTCGCCGAAGACGAAGTTCCCCTCCGGGAACTCGATACCGGCCATGTTGTTCTCGAGAACGGAGAACATCAGGTCGATGTGGCCGATCGTTCGCGACTTGCCGGACCATACTTCCAGAAGATCCACCACACCCTTCGTCGAAGCCCCCTGCGGCCCGAACTGGTCGATGGTGATGGTGTATCTGAGCGTGTCGCCAGCGGTCGCGTCGTGATCGAGATCGACGCGAGTGACCTTGGCGAGAACTATCTTCTGCTCGAATGCGAGCGCGTGCCCAATCAGGATGCCGCCGGATTGGGCGACACCCTCGACAATCAGCGAGCCGGGCATGACCGGGAGCGAGGACCTGGCCTCGCTCGCGGCGAAGTGCTCGTGCATGTGCTCTTCGGCAAGAGAGATGTGCTTGATCGACACCAGCCGCTGACGCGGCTGGAGCTCAACAACACGATCGATCCACATCCATCGCACGCCGCACACCTCATCCGGGAACGGAAGCGAGCTTGTTCTGAACGAAGCGGACGAGCGCTTCAACCGTGAAGATATCGCCGATCTTTGAGACCTGCGGGTCCCTCTCGAACGCCGACAGGTCGACGTGGGGCAGCTTTTCTTTGATGGCGGCGATGCCGCGAGCAGTGACCTTGCCATCCTGAACAAAGTCGGCGTTCTGTGCCAGACTGTCCGGGAAGAGTTCCCCCTGCTGGATCTTGATGCCGAACGCCTGCTCCAGACGGAACACGATGTCGAGAAAGTCGATCGACTCCGCGCCAAGATCCCCACGCAGCGTGGCTTCGGGCGTGACGTCTCCCTCGTCAACGCCCATGGCGTCGGCGAGGATCTCCTTGACCTTGGCATAAATATCATCACGAGTCATGCGAATTCCCTGATTCCGGTCGAGTATGCACCCGCGAAGAGCGACACGCCCGACGCGACCATGCACGCTCCGGCCCGGAAGGCCTCCAGCGAGGGTCAGAGTTTAGCCGATCGGAGCCGGTTCGGGATGCCCAACGAGAATCGGAGCCGAAACCCGGACCCGTCTGAGAGAGAATCGCCCTGTGCAGGCCGTGAGCGTGTCCGCTCCGGGCGGGGCCGCGGGGTCGAGAAGCCGCACCACTCCCTTGAAGTCCAACTCCCCGTTGCCTGCTGCGGCACTCGGCCCCACGGATGAGACTGTCCGGTCGATTTCGACTCGGATTGCATATCCGGGACGGACGAATGTGCCGTACTTCAGAGCCCGCACGCGACCGAGCACAAAGGGGGGCGAAGCCGGATCCTCATCACGCGAGGCGAGGATCCGAGCCGCCTGCACCATCGATTCGAGCATGAACACGCCCGGCAGGACGGGATACGTCGTGAAATGGTCCAGCAGATACTCCTCCGCGCGTGTCACCTGTTTCAAGGTGACGATGCGATGATCGCTCTGCTCCAAGACCCGATCGACCAGCGAAAAGTGCATGGCGGATCGTAGCGTCGAGCCGCGCGAGGGCGATACGCTGCCGGAATGTCGGGCGTACTCGATCGCGGCATCTGCCTTCGCACCTGGGACTGGTCCGAGACCAGCCAGACGTGCCTCATCCTGTTCCGCCAGGTCGGCCTCCTCCGCGTGATCGCCAAGGGGTCGCGACGCGAAGGCAGCCACTTCTCAGGCGGCATGGAGGGCCTGACGGCGGCCGAGGCACGTCTCTTTCCGAAGCGTTCTGGCGGCTTGTCCACGCTCGCCTCTTGGGACCTGGAGGAACGATTTGCAGGCCCCCGTTTCTCATTTCAGGGCTTCCTGAACGGTTGCTATATGACCGAGGTCGTTTCTCGCATCATGACCGAGCTCGATCCGCACCCGGAGACCTTCGACGCTTTGGAGGACTCGCTCAGGGACATGGATCCCGGCGACGCCCCAGTCGTTCGCCTTCAGTGGGCCGCGCTCACGGAATGCGGCCATCAACCCGACCTCGACGGCACCCCGTATCGCCACGCACCATCGGGAGAGGGCGTCCATCGCTTCCTTCCCCAGTTCGGGCGCATGGCAGGCCACAACGAGCCCGTGACAACGGAGGCATGGCAGGTGCGTGAGGAGACCGTGCTGGCTCTCCGGTCTTTCGCATCCCTCGACGGGCTGGATGCTATTCGTCCGATAACGCTGCTCAGGGTTCGCCGCTTCCTCGATGCGTGTATCCGTTACGCGCTCGGAGGCGAGATCCGCTCCGGCGAAATGGCATTCCTGACTCGGGAATCCGCCTGACTCGTGTCCAAGGGTGAAGGTCGCCGCCCCTCATGCCGATCGGATTGGGCATCGGGCGACTGCTGGACAGCCCGAAACAAGTGAAGAATGACCATGCGCAAGGACGTGCTGGAAGAGATCCTGAGTTGCCCTTCGTTGCCATCGCTCCCGGCGGTGGCTGTCCGCGTGATCGAGCTCACGAGCGATCCGAACGTGAAGCTTGCGGACATCGGACGCGTGGTCGAGGCCGATCAGGGACTGACCACCAAGATCCTTCGGACCGTGAACTCCAGCTTCTACGGCCTCCGCCAGAAGTGCGGCAGCATCCAGAAGGCCCTCGTGATGCTGGGCCTCAATCCGGTCAAGTCCCTCGCATTGAGCTTCTCTCTCGTCAAGGCCGTTGAAGACGGCCACGAGGGTTGCACCTTCGATTTCACGTCGTACTGGCGCCGAGGTCTCTACACGGCGGTCGCAGCCCGAGTTCTTGGCGGCATCGTGCGACTTGATGACCCCGATGAGGCGTTCCTCGGAGGGCTCCTCCAGGACGTAGGCATGGTTGCCATGCACCGCGCTCTCGGCGCACGCTACGACGAGGTCCTACGCAGTGCATCCCACCATCGGGACCTTGTGCCGCTCGAACTCTCGGCGTTCGAGCTTCAGCACCCAGATGTCGGCGCGATGCTCGCTGAGCGATGGAAGCTCCCGGCTCAGATCGTGCTTCCTGTCCGGTATCACGAGCGGCCGACCGCCGCACCGGCAATCTGCATCCCGATGATCCGTTGCGTTGCCATCGGCAACATTGCGCACGACGTGCTCACCGATGCCGACCCCACCGACGCCATGCGGCGCCTCTATGCCAGGGGCGAGCAGTGGTTCGATCTCAAGCAGGAGCAGGTCGACGAGATCCTCCATCGGATCAGCGTCGGCGTGCGTGAGATGAGCTCGGTGCTCCGACTCTCAACCGGACAGGTCGCCGATGTCGATGAGGTCCTCAAGAAGGCGAACGAGCGGCTGGTTGAGCTCACCCGTGCCGACACCAATCGCGTGGTGAACGACGAGTCACGCCCGAAAATGGACCTTTACGAGAAAGACCCGACCACCGGTCTCGGCACGCCCGCAGCGTTCCAGACCGCCATGCGAGCCGCGTTCGACGCGGGCGAGCAGAAGGGCGAGGCGGTCAGCGTCATCCAGGTACGGGTCACGCAGACGAGTCCAACGGGAACGGGTTCAGACGCGACCGAAACGCTCCTCGGCGTCGCCACGCTGTTGATCAAGCACTTCCTGCCGCTCGGCGGCATCGTCTGTCGGACAGGCGACCTCACGTTCGGGATAGTCGTCATCGGCACGGGGCGTCTCCCCGCGCAGCGTGTCGCGGAGGAGTTCAGAATCGATCTCGAACAGACAGGGGCACGCTGGGCGAAGCACGGCGGCATGGCAGTCACGGCGAGCATCGGTGTCGTCGGCATCGAGCAGAACACCGATTCACCCTTCAGCCGACCCGAGCAACTCGCGGCGGCCACAACCCGCGCGATCCAGGCCTGCGAATCTGCCGGTGGCAACTGCGTGCGGGTCTTCGTGCCGAAGGCGGCCTGAGAGACGGATTGGCCGGGTCGCTCCTCTCACGCAATGATCCTGTGTGGATATCCGGCCTGAACACATCGACATCGCCACTCGCTACAAGCTCCTCATCGGCTCCATCGTTCCGAGGCCGATTGCCGTCGTCTCGACGCTGTCGCCGGATGGCAAGCCCAACCTCGCGCCATTCTCGTTCTTCAGCGGCGTCGGTTCCAATCCCCTGACGCTGCTCTTCTGCCCCGCGAACGACGCGAGCGGCAGAGAGAAGGACACTCTCCGAAACTGCAAGCCGCACGCCGAGGGCGGCACCGGCGAGTTCGTGGTGAACGTCGCCCCGACATCGATCATCCACAAGGTCGTCGCGGCCTCTGAACCGCTGCCGCACGGCGAGAGCGAGTTTGAGCTCGCCGGCCTGACACCCGTCCCCTCAAGCGTTGTCGGCCCGTCGAGAGTTCTTGAGTCCCCCGTCGCTTTCGAGTGCCGCACGCTTCAGATCATCCGCACCAATCCCGGTGCGCCGAGCGGCGGCAACATCGTGATCGGGCAAGTTGTGAGCGTCTTTGTTCGCGACGATGCGATCAACGAGCGCCATCACATCGATGCCGATGTCCTCGACCTTGCCGGACGAATGGGTGGAGCCGCCTACTGCACGACGCGTGAGAGGTATGATGTCCCGATGGGTCGAGATGCGATCGCGCATCCATTCACGCCTGATCGAGATCGGTGATAGGGTGATCGGGCCGCGCTCGGCGTCGATGAAAGAACAGCCGCGTGGAATCCCACGCGGCTGCTGGAGGAGTGCTTTCGATACTTCGTCCAGGGCTTACGCACGACGACGACGAGCCATGAGACCTGCGACGCCGACGAGTGCCAGTGCGCCCGGAGCGGGAATGATCTGGCCGTCGGCAGAGACCGTCTGGCCGGTGAACCCGCTCGCGAAGAAGCCGCCACCGAAACGGATGTACAACTGGCTGAACGCGCCAAGGTAGGGCGGGTTGCCCGGCATGTTCATGTCGAACGAGCCGTTGACACCGTTGAACATGCCGTCCGCAGCGCCATTGTCGTTGAAGTAGACGTTCGACATCAGGCCGCTGAAGAAGACGACGCCGAAGCCGGGCGACTGCCAGAGGCCATCGATATCGGCGGTGATCGTGTCGCCATCGACATCGGTGATGACGATCGTGCCCATACCGGTGCCTTCGAGCAGGCCGGTCTTGACGACGCTGAGCGTGATCTGCATGTCGGCCGAGGTGCCGAGGGACATAAAGCCGGTGTCGAACTGGGCCGTGCCGCCGGGCGCAGCCGTCCGGGAGACATCGCCACCCGTCTGGAACGAGGCGGTGTTCGCGGCCACAGCGCTAAACGTGCCGGTCATGGCGTTGATGGGTGTATAGCTGCCGTTCAGATCTGAGTAGCTGAACGTCGTGATCACGCTGGCGGACGCGCTGCCAGCGATAGCGAGGCCGGCAACGGCGCACAATGATGCAATCGAACGCATGTCTTCTCTCCCTGCTCGCGATCGGGGTCTCTCGTCCCGATGCTTGTCGACCCGACCCGGTGGGAAAACGACTCCCGGAAGCAACCGGATCTGGACGTGTCTCTCAGGAGAGAGTATGACGTCTCCCGGAATCAAAATCGAGGGGTTGGCAAGCGAACTTTCAGATTATTTTGGCTTGAGGACGTTTTTCTATCGGCCCTTGACCATAAAAGGCCCCCACTGGCCAGAATTCCCGCCCTCCGTCGCCCCGCCGAGCAATGAAAAGCCCCCGAGCATCCGTGAGGAAGCCCGGGGGCTGGGAGGCTCAGGACAGGCCGCGGAGGTCTCCCTTTCGGGTGGCGGCTCTGTCCTGGTGGTGGGTCCGTCCACCCCATGCCGTTTCGATCCTGAGACTGATCCCGGCCTTCATGCCGATGGCGAGTGAC from Phycisphaeraceae bacterium includes the following:
- a CDS encoding flavin reductase family protein, with the protein product MDIRPEHIDIATRYKLLIGSIVPRPIAVVSTLSPDGKPNLAPFSFFSGVGSNPLTLLFCPANDASGREKDTLRNCKPHAEGGTGEFVVNVAPTSIIHKVVAASEPLPHGESEFELAGLTPVPSSVVGPSRVLESPVAFECRTLQIIRTNPGAPSGGNIVIGQVVSVFVRDDAINERHHIDADVLDLAGRMGGAAYCTTRERYDVPMGRDAIAHPFTPDRDR
- a CDS encoding acyl carrier protein, with the translated sequence MRMTRDDIYAKVKEILADAMGVDEGDVTPEATLRGDLGAESIDFLDIVFRLEQAFGIKIQQGELFPDSLAQNADFVQDGKVTARGIAAIKEKLPHVDLSAFERDPQVSKIGDIFTVEALVRFVQNKLASVPG
- a CDS encoding HDOD domain-containing protein; translated protein: MTMRKDVLEEILSCPSLPSLPAVAVRVIELTSDPNVKLADIGRVVEADQGLTTKILRTVNSSFYGLRQKCGSIQKALVMLGLNPVKSLALSFSLVKAVEDGHEGCTFDFTSYWRRGLYTAVAARVLGGIVRLDDPDEAFLGGLLQDVGMVAMHRALGARYDEVLRSASHHRDLVPLELSAFELQHPDVGAMLAERWKLPAQIVLPVRYHERPTAAPAICIPMIRCVAIGNIAHDVLTDADPTDAMRRLYARGEQWFDLKQEQVDEILHRISVGVREMSSVLRLSTGQVADVDEVLKKANERLVELTRADTNRVVNDESRPKMDLYEKDPTTGLGTPAAFQTAMRAAFDAGEQKGEAVSVIQVRVTQTSPTGTGSDATETLLGVATLLIKHFLPLGGIVCRTGDLTFGIVVIGTGRLPAQRVAEEFRIDLEQTGARWAKHGGMAVTASIGVVGIEQNTDSPFSRPEQLAAATTRAIQACESAGGNCVRVFVPKAA
- the recO gene encoding DNA repair protein RecO, with the protein product MSGVLDRGICLRTWDWSETSQTCLILFRQVGLLRVIAKGSRREGSHFSGGMEGLTAAEARLFPKRSGGLSTLASWDLEERFAGPRFSFQGFLNGCYMTEVVSRIMTELDPHPETFDALEDSLRDMDPGDAPVVRLQWAALTECGHQPDLDGTPYRHAPSGEGVHRFLPQFGRMAGHNEPVTTEAWQVREETVLALRSFASLDGLDAIRPITLLRVRRFLDACIRYALGGEIRSGEMAFLTRESA